DNA from Microbacterium sp. SORGH_AS_0969:
GTCTTGCTCGAGCGATAGCGGCGGGACGACTCGGCCTTGCGGGCCGCGGTCTCCTCCGGAGTCTCGGGGCGGCCGAGCTCGGCGACGATGCGGGCCATCAGGCGTCCTCGCCCTCGCCGCGGGCGGCGTCGAGACGGCGCTTGGCCCCGAGCAGCCACTCTTCGCAGCGCGCGTAGAGCTGTTCGCCGCGCTCCCAGAGGGCCAGCGACTCCTCGAGCGTCGGTGCGCCCTGCTCGAGCTCGGACACGACGCGGACGAGTTCGTCGCGTGCCTGCTCGAAGGAGAGGGTCGCGACGTCCGCCGAGGGCCCGGGAGTCGTCGCGGTCATGGCATCCATCTTAGGCGGGACCCACCGACACGCCGTCGCCCGATGCCTCGCCGTCGAGCGGAGCGGCGGGCGTCTCGTCGATCTCGCCTTCCGAGCGCGCCGTCAGCGACCCACGTGCGACCGTGATGGTGAGCCCGGTTCCGGCGGGGGTTTGGCTCGCGTCGCGGACGATCGCACCGCCCTCGACCTGGGCGATCGCGTATCCGCGTGCGAGTGTCGCGAGGGGCGAGAGTGCACGCAGGGATGCGCTCAGTTCGCGTGTCCGGCGCTGTTCGCCCTCGAGTCGACGATCGACGATGTCACGGCCGCGGTTCGACAGCATCCACAGTTCCTGCGCCCGCGAGGTGAGCATGGCGTGCGGGGTGCGCAGCGACGGACGCGAACGGATCTGCTCGAGCTGGGCGATGTCGTGCAGCACACGCTGCGTGAGGCGTCCGGTCAGCCGGGCGCGCAGCTGCGCGACGAGAGCCCGCTGCTCGGCGACGTCGGGAACCACGCGTTTGGCGGCGTCGGTGGGTGTGGAGGCGCGAAGGTCGGCGACCTCGTCGAGCAGGGGGCGATCGTTCTCGTGACCGATCGCACTGACGATCGGCGTGGATGCCGCGGCCACCGCGCGCAACAGGCGCTCGTCGCTGAAGCCGAGAAGGGTCTGCGGATCGCCGCCCCCGCGGGCGATGATGATGACGTCGACCTCGGGGTCGGCATCCAGCGCCTTCAGCGCGGCCAGGGTCTCCGGGACGCAGCGGTCGCCCTGGACCGCGGCGTACTTCGTCCGGAAGTTCACCCGCGGCCAGCGCAGCTCGGCGTTGCGGTGCACGTCTTTCTCGGCGTCCGAGTTCTCGCCCGTGATGAGGCCGATGCAGTGGGGGAGGAAGGGCAGCTTCTTCTTGCGCACCGGGTCGAAGAGGCCCTCGGAGCGCAGCTGCACGCGTAGCCGCTCGAGTCGCTCGAGCTGTTCGCCGAGGCCGACGTGACGCATGGCGGAGATCGCGAACGAGAAGTCGCCGGTGCGGGGGAAGTAGTCCGCCTTGACGCACGCCACGACGTGGTCGCCCACCTGGAAGTCCTTGGGGAGGCGCGCGAGCGTGCTCGACCAGATACGGAACGCCACCGTGGACTCGGTGTTGAGGTCTTTCAAGCGACCGAAGACGTTGCCACCCCGACGGTTGAACGAGGTGATCTCGCCCTCGACCCACACCGAGCCCCAGCGTTCGATGAAGCCGCGGATCGTGTCGTTGAGCCGAGACACCGACGTGGGGGTGTCGGTGCGCGAGTCGCGAGGGTGGACCGAGTCGGCGGGGGGCGCCTCGCCGACTACCGTCTCGGGGTGGAACGAGGTCATGGGCTCCAGTCTGAGGGGTTCGGCCGTCGTCCAGGGGCGCCCCGGTAGAATCGAGGGGTGAGCACACCTGTCGTCCAACTGCCCGTTCCCCGGATTCCGGGTCGACGTGGGCGGCTCCAGGATATCCCGGTCAAAGGCCAGAAGAAGGTGCTGCTGGCGGCACCGCGCGGCTACTGCGCCGGTGTCGACCGCGCCGTCGTCGCCGTCGAGAAGGCCCTCGACCGCTACGGCGCCCCCGTGTACGTGCGCAAGCAGATCGTGCACAACATCCACGTGGTGACCGAGCTCGAGAAGAAGGGCGCGATCTTCGTCGAAGAGGTCGACGAGGTCCCCGAGGGCTCGCACGTCGTCTTCAGCGCGCACGGCGTGTCTCCCGCTGTGGTTTCCGCGGCGTCCGACCGCGGCCTGCAGGCCATCGACGCCACGTGCCCCCTCGTCACCAAGGTGCACCGCGAGGCCGTGCGCTTCGCGCGCGACGACTACGAAATCCTGCTGATCGGCCACGACGGCCATGAAGAGGTCGAGGGCACCGCCGGTGAGGCTCCCGAGCACGTCACCGTCGTCAACTCACCCGAGCACGCCGACACCGTCGAGGTGCGCGACCCGTCGAAGGTGGTGTGGCTCTCGCAGACGACGCTGTCGGTCGACGAGACGATGGAGACGGTGCGCCGACTCCGCCTGCGCTTCCCGCACCTGCAGGACCCGCCCTCCGACGACATCTGCTACGCGACCCAGAACCGCCAGGTCGCGATCAAGAAGGTCGCCGTCGGCGCCGACCTCGTCATCGTCGTGGGCTCCGCGAACTCCTCGAACAGCGTGCGCCTCGTCGAGGTCGCGCTCGAACACGGGGCCAAGGCCGCTTACCGCGTCGACTATGTCGACGAGGTCAAGCAGGAGTGGCTCGACGGCGTCGAGACGGTCGGTGTCACCAGCGGCGCGTCGGTGCCCGAGGTGCTCGTGACCGAGGTGCTCGAGGAGCTCGCCGGCGCGGGCTATCGCGACGTCGAAGAAGTACGGACCGCCGAGGAAGACCTGATCTTCTCGCTCCCGAAGGAGCTGCGTCAGGATGCCGCCGGCCAGCGCGACCAGCGGGCGCTGGGCGGCCGGGGTCGTTCGTGAGCGACGCCGACCCGAGGCCGCGTCCGCAGTTCGGCGAGTACGCGACGCCCGAGGAGCAGCAGGCTCGCATCCAGCGTCCGGAGGTGACGGAGGCGCTCGACGCGGGCGTCGCCCCGCAGCCGGCCGCTCCGGCGTCGGCCACGGTCGCACCGGCGGCGGCCCGCGGGCCCCTGGTCGACCGCGTCATCACGCTCATGCTGCTCGTCTACGGGCTGTTCTCGGTCGTCACGACGATCGTGCAGGTGCTCGACTTCCCCCACTACGCCGAGCAGGCGGCGAAGGTCCTGGGCGTCGACGCGACCTACTCGAACTTGGCCGCCGGTTTCGTCTGGGGTGCGGTGGCCGCCGTTGTCTACGGAGTCGTCTACCTCGTCACCGCGCTGCTGACCTGGCGTCGGCTCAAGCGCGGCCGCATCGCCTTCTGGATCCCTCTCGTCGGCTTCGCCGTGGCCGCGCTCGTGGGCAGCACCTGCATCGCGATCGCCGTCGTCAGCGACCCGGCCTATCTCTCCGCACTGATGGACGGCATCTCGAAATGAACCGACGGGGCCGGCATCCCGTGTTCTTCTGAGAACCCGAGAGAGGAGCCGGCCGTGGTGCGAGAAGATCACGCGCGTCTGACCGCGCTCTACGACGCCCACGCGGCACCCGTCTGGCGGTACGTGGTCAGTCTCACGGGCGACCATGCGGGGGCGGACGACGTCGTGCAGGAGACGCTGCTGCGCGCCTGGCGGTCGCCGCGCATCATGAGCGATGATCCGGGATCGCTGCGGTCGTGGATATTCACGGTGGCCCGTAACCTCGTCATCGACGAGGCACGCAGCGCCCGTCGGCGCCACGAGCTGGCCGTCGACGAGGTCCCGGACGCGGGGCGCGACGACGACACGGATGCCATGTTCGACGCGTTGCTCGTCGAGGAGGCGCTCTCGACCCTGACGCCCGATCACCGCGCGGTCATCGTCAGCGCGTACTACGGCGGTCGAAGCGTCGCACAGACGGCCGAGGAGCTCGGCATCCCGGCGGGGACCGTCAAGTCGCGACTGCACTACGCGGTGCGAGCGCTGCGGCTCGCCCTGCAGGAGAGGGGGGTGACGCGATGAGCGCCGATCACTCACGGATGTCCGAGTGGGACGGAGCCTACGTTCTGGGTGCCCTGTCGGCGGCGGATCGCGCGGAGTACGAGGGGCATCTCGCGATCTGCGCGGAGTGCCGGACCGCGGTCGCCGAGCTCGCGCCCACGGCGGGCCTGCTCTCGCGACTGTCGGCTGACCGCGCCCGGGCTATCGATGCGTCGAGCGGTCCGGTACCCATCGTCATGCCGCACCCCTCACTTCGGACCCGGGTCGTGCAGACCGCTCGTCGGCGTCGCGCCCGGCTGATCACGGCGTGGACACTGGCGGCATCCCTCGCCGTGGTCGCCGTGGGTGTGCCGACCGTCGTCACGATCGCCAACGCCTCCTCGTCGTCGGCGACGACTTACGCGCTCGACGAGGTCGGCGGGGCTCCGCTCGAGGCGTCGGTCAAGCTGACCCCGGTCGCGTGGGGC
Protein-coding regions in this window:
- the xseA gene encoding exodeoxyribonuclease VII large subunit gives rise to the protein MTSFHPETVVGEAPPADSVHPRDSRTDTPTSVSRLNDTIRGFIERWGSVWVEGEITSFNRRGGNVFGRLKDLNTESTVAFRIWSSTLARLPKDFQVGDHVVACVKADYFPRTGDFSFAISAMRHVGLGEQLERLERLRVQLRSEGLFDPVRKKKLPFLPHCIGLITGENSDAEKDVHRNAELRWPRVNFRTKYAAVQGDRCVPETLAALKALDADPEVDVIIIARGGGDPQTLLGFSDERLLRAVAAASTPIVSAIGHENDRPLLDEVADLRASTPTDAAKRVVPDVAEQRALVAQLRARLTGRLTQRVLHDIAQLEQIRSRPSLRTPHAMLTSRAQELWMLSNRGRDIVDRRLEGEQRRTRELSASLRALSPLATLARGYAIAQVEGGAIVRDASQTPAGTGLTITVARGSLTARSEGEIDETPAAPLDGEASGDGVSVGPA
- a CDS encoding 4-hydroxy-3-methylbut-2-enyl diphosphate reductase; translated protein: MSTPVVQLPVPRIPGRRGRLQDIPVKGQKKVLLAAPRGYCAGVDRAVVAVEKALDRYGAPVYVRKQIVHNIHVVTELEKKGAIFVEEVDEVPEGSHVVFSAHGVSPAVVSAASDRGLQAIDATCPLVTKVHREAVRFARDDYEILLIGHDGHEEVEGTAGEAPEHVTVVNSPEHADTVEVRDPSKVVWLSQTTLSVDETMETVRRLRLRFPHLQDPPSDDICYATQNRQVAIKKVAVGADLVIVVGSANSSNSVRLVEVALEHGAKAAYRVDYVDEVKQEWLDGVETVGVTSGASVPEVLVTEVLEELAGAGYRDVEEVRTAEEDLIFSLPKELRQDAAGQRDQRALGGRGRS
- a CDS encoding sigma-70 family RNA polymerase sigma factor; translated protein: MVREDHARLTALYDAHAAPVWRYVVSLTGDHAGADDVVQETLLRAWRSPRIMSDDPGSLRSWIFTVARNLVIDEARSARRRHELAVDEVPDAGRDDDTDAMFDALLVEEALSTLTPDHRAVIVSAYYGGRSVAQTAEELGIPAGTVKSRLHYAVRALRLALQERGVTR
- a CDS encoding anti-sigma factor — protein: MSADHSRMSEWDGAYVLGALSAADRAEYEGHLAICAECRTAVAELAPTAGLLSRLSADRARAIDASSGPVPIVMPHPSLRTRVVQTARRRRARLITAWTLAASLAVVAVGVPTVVTIANASSSSATTYALDEVGGAPLEASVKLTPVAWGTRIDLVCQYTGEVLDAPPGGWPYALAVTDDSGSTSVLSTWRAGPGATTELSAGTDLEASSIGSIEIRSVDGDRVVMRRDFSAP
- a CDS encoding DUF6264 family protein codes for the protein MSDADPRPRPQFGEYATPEEQQARIQRPEVTEALDAGVAPQPAAPASATVAPAAARGPLVDRVITLMLLVYGLFSVVTTIVQVLDFPHYAEQAAKVLGVDATYSNLAAGFVWGAVAAVVYGVVYLVTALLTWRRLKRGRIAFWIPLVGFAVAALVGSTCIAIAVVSDPAYLSALMDGISK
- a CDS encoding exodeoxyribonuclease VII small subunit encodes the protein MTATTPGPSADVATLSFEQARDELVRVVSELEQGAPTLEESLALWERGEQLYARCEEWLLGAKRRLDAARGEGEDA